One segment of Marinobacter sediminum DNA contains the following:
- a CDS encoding WD40/YVTN/BNR-like repeat-containing protein: MATSLMCKTLGAACLGLSMACASPVAFAIKDVIETPARATQLAPENLLNDVARAGDRIVAVGERGHIIYSDDEGQSWTQADVPVSVTLTGLDFGSESEGWATGHSGVVLHSGDAGATWQLQLTGIRAAELAIESQEEAIAKMETRVEEAPEEEKADLEWALDDLYFALENMQSDLDIGPVNPFLDVWFADDQRGFVLGAYGMLFHTADGGETWQDWSPKLDNSQNFHLNAMTRIGGGALVIVGEAGQIHVSVDGGESWERRESPYPGSLFGVTGTGGVNEILAFGLRGTLMFSTDLGSSWKMVNTGSTATLNDGVTEDSRIVLVGNGGAVLTSGDSGDTFREYLRNDRQGVMSVVPVSGTNLLLVGEGGAELTAAQGKNLQ; this comes from the coding sequence ATGGCTACAAGCTTGATGTGCAAAACCCTTGGTGCAGCGTGCCTGGGGCTTTCCATGGCCTGTGCGTCCCCTGTTGCATTTGCGATCAAGGACGTTATCGAAACACCTGCGCGCGCCACGCAGCTGGCCCCGGAAAATCTCCTGAACGATGTTGCTCGTGCCGGCGATCGAATTGTGGCGGTGGGCGAGCGCGGACACATCATTTACTCCGATGACGAGGGGCAAAGCTGGACTCAGGCAGATGTTCCGGTCTCTGTAACCCTGACCGGTCTGGACTTCGGTAGCGAGAGCGAAGGCTGGGCGACAGGTCACAGCGGGGTAGTGCTTCATTCGGGCGATGCTGGCGCGACGTGGCAGCTGCAGTTGACGGGTATTCGGGCTGCTGAACTGGCCATCGAAAGCCAGGAAGAGGCCATTGCCAAAATGGAGACCCGTGTTGAAGAGGCGCCGGAAGAGGAAAAGGCTGACCTTGAATGGGCGCTTGATGACCTCTATTTCGCGCTCGAAAACATGCAGTCAGACCTTGATATTGGACCGGTGAACCCATTTCTGGATGTCTGGTTCGCGGACGATCAACGTGGTTTTGTGCTCGGGGCTTACGGGATGCTTTTCCACACCGCAGACGGTGGTGAAACCTGGCAGGACTGGTCTCCAAAGCTGGATAATTCCCAGAACTTTCACCTGAACGCCATGACTCGAATCGGTGGCGGCGCCCTGGTGATTGTAGGCGAAGCCGGCCAGATTCACGTGTCGGTTGACGGAGGAGAGAGTTGGGAACGGCGGGAAAGCCCTTATCCGGGCTCCTTATTTGGCGTTACCGGCACTGGAGGGGTCAATGAAATTCTTGCCTTCGGCCTTCGTGGAACGCTGATGTTCTCGACCGACCTTGGCAGCTCCTGGAAGATGGTGAACACCGGATCAACTGCGACCCTGAATGATGGTGTGACGGAGGACTCCCGGATTGTGCTGGTTGGCAACGGTGGTGCTGTGCTCACCAGTGGTGATAGCGGTGATACCTTCCGGGAGTATCTTCGGAATGACCGCCAGGGCGTCATGAGTGTGGTGCCTGTTTCCGGCACAAACCTGCTGCTGGTTGGCGAGGGCGGTGCAGAATTGACTGCCGCCCAAGGCAAGAACCTCCAATAA
- a CDS encoding efflux RND transporter permease subunit — protein MSNPKHDKGEHYLTTPKAEPFLERLLFNNRAIILIAFFLLTLFLGYNAVKIQPDASFERMIPLEHPYIVNMLDHREDLQNLGNFVRIAVEVKEGDIFAEEYMETLKQITDEVFYLNGVDRSGLKSLWTSNVRWVEVTEQGFQGGTVIPDNYDGSSASSLEQLRQNALRSNEVGRLIADNFKSTIVYAPLYETNPETGQPLDYGELSRKLEEKIRQKYEAQNPNIEIHIVGFAKKVGDLIEGIGSIAWFAGITIILTTLLLFWYSRSITGTLVPVFTSIIAVFWQLGALRILGYGLDPYSVLVPFLVFAIGISHGVQIVNAMAVEAAKGFDSVTAARLAFRALYIPGMLALISDAFGFLTLFFIEIDVIRDLAVAAGIGVAFVIITNLVLHVLIMSYVGISKGGIRHVQNHGEKQDRKWRAMSYFSHPGVAPISLLIAVIGLGLGLYYKQDLKVGDLDRGAPELRADSRYNKDNAFIIDNYSTSADVLVVMVKTPEEQCTQYDVLRAMDSLQWELQNTPGVQSSASLADVSKIVTKALNEGNWKWFEISRNQTIINASIRNAPSGLINTDCSLTPVLVFLEDHKAETLQTVVERVEEFAGNNSNEDHTFLLAAGNAGVEAATNEVISSAKDKMLLMVYGVVSLLCFATFRSLRAVLCIIVPLGLTSVLCEAIMAVSGIGIKVATLPVIALGVGIGVDYGIYIYSKLERYLLEGKTLQEAYFETLRSTGKAVMFTGVTLGLGVVTWIFSPIKFQADMGFLLFFMFLWNMIGSIWLLPALARFLLRPDQMVAKARSAK, from the coding sequence ATGTCCAACCCGAAGCATGACAAGGGTGAACATTACCTGACAACACCCAAGGCGGAGCCGTTTCTGGAACGGCTCCTTTTCAATAATCGTGCGATCATCCTGATTGCTTTTTTTCTGTTGACCCTGTTTCTCGGCTACAACGCCGTAAAAATCCAGCCGGATGCCAGTTTCGAGCGCATGATCCCGCTCGAGCATCCGTATATCGTCAACATGCTGGACCATCGAGAGGATCTTCAGAACCTTGGCAACTTTGTCCGTATAGCGGTCGAGGTTAAAGAGGGCGACATCTTTGCTGAAGAGTACATGGAGACCCTCAAACAGATCACTGATGAGGTTTTCTACCTTAACGGGGTGGACCGATCCGGGCTGAAGTCGCTCTGGACGTCGAATGTACGCTGGGTCGAGGTTACCGAACAGGGCTTCCAGGGGGGGACTGTAATCCCGGACAACTATGATGGGTCCTCTGCGTCGAGCCTGGAGCAGTTAAGGCAGAATGCCCTTCGGTCCAACGAAGTGGGTCGTCTGATTGCGGATAACTTCAAGTCCACGATTGTCTATGCGCCTCTGTACGAAACTAACCCTGAAACGGGGCAGCCGCTCGACTATGGCGAGCTCTCCCGCAAGCTGGAAGAGAAGATCCGTCAGAAGTACGAAGCTCAGAACCCCAATATTGAGATTCATATTGTCGGCTTTGCCAAAAAAGTTGGTGACCTGATTGAAGGCATCGGGTCGATTGCCTGGTTTGCGGGCATTACCATTATTCTGACGACATTGCTTCTTTTCTGGTACTCGCGATCCATAACCGGGACTCTTGTGCCGGTATTCACATCCATTATCGCTGTGTTCTGGCAACTAGGTGCCTTGCGTATTCTGGGCTATGGTCTGGACCCGTATTCAGTTCTGGTTCCGTTCCTTGTTTTTGCGATTGGCATAAGTCACGGGGTTCAGATAGTCAACGCAATGGCGGTAGAGGCGGCGAAGGGCTTCGATTCCGTTACTGCCGCTCGTCTGGCATTCCGTGCGTTGTATATTCCGGGCATGCTGGCTCTCATCTCAGATGCGTTCGGCTTCCTGACGCTGTTCTTTATCGAGATCGATGTTATCCGTGACCTGGCTGTCGCAGCCGGTATTGGCGTCGCCTTCGTGATTATCACTAATCTCGTTTTGCATGTTCTGATCATGTCGTATGTCGGGATTTCCAAAGGTGGTATTCGTCACGTCCAGAACCATGGTGAGAAGCAGGACCGCAAGTGGCGGGCCATGTCCTATTTCTCCCATCCGGGGGTTGCGCCTATTTCACTGTTGATTGCGGTGATAGGCCTGGGCCTGGGGCTCTACTACAAGCAGGATCTGAAGGTCGGCGACCTGGATCGAGGTGCGCCCGAGCTGCGTGCGGACTCCCGCTACAATAAGGACAACGCATTCATCATTGACAATTATTCCACCAGTGCTGATGTGCTCGTGGTTATGGTCAAGACTCCGGAAGAACAGTGCACCCAGTACGATGTGCTGCGTGCCATGGATAGCCTCCAGTGGGAGTTGCAGAATACCCCGGGGGTCCAGTCTTCCGCGTCACTTGCAGATGTGTCGAAGATTGTGACAAAGGCGCTGAATGAGGGTAACTGGAAGTGGTTCGAGATTTCCCGTAACCAGACCATCATCAATGCGTCGATCCGTAACGCTCCTTCCGGTCTTATCAATACGGACTGCAGTCTCACGCCTGTCCTGGTTTTCCTTGAAGATCACAAGGCCGAAACGCTGCAGACGGTTGTCGAGCGAGTAGAAGAGTTTGCTGGGAATAACAGTAATGAGGATCACACCTTCTTGCTGGCGGCCGGTAATGCGGGTGTGGAAGCCGCTACCAACGAGGTCATTTCCAGCGCCAAGGACAAGATGCTGCTGATGGTATACGGTGTGGTGAGTTTGTTGTGCTTTGCCACCTTCCGCTCTCTTCGTGCAGTGCTCTGTATTATCGTTCCACTGGGCCTGACGTCTGTCCTATGCGAAGCCATCATGGCGGTGTCAGGTATTGGTATCAAGGTTGCCACGCTGCCGGTTATCGCCCTTGGTGTGGGGATCGGCGTGGACTATGGCATCTATATTTACAGTAAGCTTGAAAGATACCTGCTCGAGGGTAAGACGCTTCAGGAGGCTTATTTCGAAACCCTGCGTTCAACTGGTAAAGCAGTCATGTTTACCGGTGTAACTCTGGGTCTCGGTGTTGTGACCTGGATCTTCTCTCCTATCAAGTTCCAGGCCGACATGGGCTTCCTGCTGTTCTTCATGTTCCTTTGGAATATGATCGGGTCCATCTGGCTGCTGCCTGCACTGGCGCGCTTCCTGCTGCGCCCGGACCAGATGGTTGCCAAGGCCCGCTCCGCGAAATAG
- a CDS encoding TAXI family TRAP transporter solute-binding subunit: MTLKLKVSSLAVAAAVSLGAASTSVSAQEQRFVTIGTGGVTGVYYPAGGAICRLVNMDRKEHGIRCSVESTGGSVYNLNAIRQGELDLAVAQSDWQYHAFNGTSQFKDDGPNKDLRAVLSLHPEPFTVVASKGSGITSFEDLEGKRVSVGNPGSGQRATAEVLMDEMGWTMDKFSLAAELKASEQSQALCDGNIDAFFYTVGHPSGSIKEATTSCDSVLVNVDNSSTETLISDNPYYRKATIPGGMYRGSDEDTTTFGVAATFVSSTDVPEEVVYEVVKAVFENFDSFKRLHPAFANLKKEEMVHDALSAPLHPGAAKYYKEAGLID; encoded by the coding sequence ATGACACTGAAACTCAAGGTTTCCTCCCTTGCCGTTGCTGCGGCCGTCAGCTTAGGTGCTGCTTCCACGTCGGTTTCTGCTCAGGAGCAGCGTTTTGTGACGATCGGTACCGGCGGCGTGACAGGCGTCTACTACCCGGCGGGTGGTGCAATCTGTCGCCTGGTCAATATGGATCGCAAAGAGCACGGTATTCGTTGCTCTGTTGAGAGTACCGGTGGTTCCGTCTATAACCTGAACGCCATTCGCCAGGGCGAACTGGATCTGGCGGTAGCTCAGTCCGATTGGCAATACCATGCCTTCAATGGCACTAGCCAGTTTAAAGATGATGGCCCCAACAAGGACCTGCGTGCAGTACTCTCACTGCACCCGGAGCCGTTCACCGTTGTTGCCAGCAAGGGCTCAGGCATCACGAGCTTTGAAGACCTTGAAGGTAAGCGTGTTTCTGTCGGTAACCCCGGCTCTGGCCAGCGTGCCACAGCAGAAGTTCTGATGGACGAAATGGGCTGGACCATGGACAAGTTTTCCCTTGCAGCCGAGCTGAAGGCATCGGAGCAGTCCCAGGCCCTGTGTGACGGTAATATCGATGCATTCTTCTACACCGTGGGTCACCCTTCTGGTTCCATCAAAGAGGCAACGACGTCTTGTGACAGTGTGCTGGTCAACGTGGACAACTCCTCCACAGAAACTTTGATCTCCGACAACCCATACTATCGTAAGGCCACGATTCCAGGTGGGATGTACCGTGGTAGCGACGAGGACACCACCACCTTTGGTGTGGCTGCGACGTTCGTGTCGTCCACCGACGTTCCGGAAGAGGTGGTTTATGAAGTCGTGAAAGCTGTTTTCGAGAACTTTGACAGCTTTAAACGTCTGCACCCCGCCTTCGCAAACCTGAAGAAAGAAGAAATGGTACATGATGCCCTCAGTGCGCCTCTGCACCCGGGAGCTGCCAAGTACTATAAAGAAGCCGGTCTGATCGACTGA